The sequence below is a genomic window from Zygosaccharomyces rouxii strain CBS732 chromosome D complete sequence.
aaatttttcttttttactTTCCTTTAACAACTTCAGACTTGAATTCAGTAACTGTCACTTCTTCCCCAGAATCATCGTCGTAATCATATAgttcaccatcttctaattgAAACTCCATTGTCTTACCAGAGCTCAATTCCGCTAAAAAGGTCAAGTTATCGGGGTAGAACCCAGTTACTTCACAACCCCTACAATCCAATGACAGAAGGAAACACTTCCCTTGAGTATTCCGTAAATTGTGCTTCTTTCTCTGAACTTgagttttttcaatattttccttATTATCTTCAACTGCATCGTTATAAAGGGAATCTTCAAACGGATTCAAATCGATAGAAACTTCTTTACCACAAAATTTACATTTCATAACAAATGATGCTTCACCTCTACTCCCTGGCAATGGAGTCCTTTCAAATCTGTTTATAACCACTGTCGAATCGTGCTTTTCCCTACAAGATGTACATACTAGATCAAAGGTATATTCCGCAGGATTAGACTCAGTATCTTTGGGGCAGATACGCTTGATATTCTCAGAAAGATTAGCATCGACAACTAAGTACAGCATCTCTTAATAAAATCCCAGAACCGCTTCTCTTTGATCTCCTTATCCAATACTATACTGTGTAATAACGTATTCtgcctttttttttttttttcagttcaAGCTTAATGAAAAAAGCTCTTGATAATGATATACTAGTTAACGTAGAAAAAGCATCGCCACGAACAATTTATACCCTCCACCCCCAATTCGATGCATAAAAACCATTTCCGTACCGTCTGGAGGCGATGGTACAACACTAGCATCAGGAGTGGTTTTTTCCCCAACGCTAGAAGCCATGCTGGTGGATTATTGTTGAATTCAAGACACAATAGTGTAGCCAAGACTCTCtggaaatatttcaatgcaCCTGGAAATTTAATGTTTGTTACTTGTAATTTAGTCACATTTGCAGGATTTGTTACCATAAATTCAATGACAACTTCGAATCGTGAAAGATTGACAGAAGCCAAACTTTTAGCAGCGGAATCGAGCCTTGAAGTTGAAGTACGAAGTGAAGAACAGGAGTCACCTCTCACAGAATATACTACTAGTAATTTTTGGTGTCCTGCTAAATCTCCACCATTGGCCACATACGATTCACAAATGGCAAAGATGTCACTTTTCCACATGTTATATGCCTTTTACCTGTACAGAAGCGTACTCATCGCTGAGGAAGATAGGAAAGTACGACTACCTGAAGATTGGAAACAGGAAGTAGGATATCTTCGAGACAACAACACCACCAGAACTAGCTGCACTCACAAGGAGATGGATAATTTTTATAACGAATGGAAACAAGAATTCTTACAAGTATTTGCAGATCTCAACAAATCACAGAGATTTAATCTCCCTACATGGAAAGACTATCCCAAACCATTGAAAATTAtatgtgaaaaattatacCACAATGACATGGAAAACATTCATGATTTTGCAGACTTTTACGATCAGACGCCCTCATTGGGTTTTAAAAGATTGTTAAGAAGGTGGTTATTAGACTATACCCATCTAGTCTCTGCAACACCGTCAACTgcaaatgaaaaattctacaGACAACTGTTGTATGATAGCCAGGGAGATGAAGTTATatttaacaattttgcATCCCTACTTTTGAACCCAACAGATAATCGTAGGACTTGCTTCCTACCGAAGCAAGACCTGTACCAAATTCAGAGCGCATCCATAGACACCGTACTACTGGTACTTCAGGGCTATGTTCATCAAAGAGAGAAAATGGGCAAGAATCATAATGGCCCCATAATAAGACTGCTATCAATGCTGAAAAAGGATTGTGTTGTAGGTCCAGGAGATCAACCCAAGAGTAAATGTGTTAGAATAATGCTCCCGACAGATGACCAAAGAGATTTATTAGAGATGATTATGACACCCCAAAAACGTAAAAAGAGTTTAGCACTGGTTTCTCATCATTCAGAGGCCATAAAACTGCTAGACTCAATATCAAGATGGAATCGTCCTACCTAGGCGGCAAACTTAACGTGCCGGGAAATCGGTATTATTTCTCCACTTGTTTTATGATATCATTAACGACgaatctgaaaaatttgaaaaaaaaagagatgagatgagatgagatgagataagATGAGAAGGAATAGGAATAGTAATTGGAACAATAAGAAAAGTAATCCTATTCCATTGCATTGGTACCATTCCCTCAATCACCATGAAATTACTTACTTCTAACTTTCTCAAGTGCTCAGTTAAAGCCTGTGATAACAGTAACGAAAATTTCCCACTACGATACGATGCGAACTGTCAATTACAACAAGATGAAAGCATCGATTGCAATCCAGAGTTTCTGATCaacattttggaaagagTGGATTGGAACGCGTTGGTTCAAGTAGCATCAGATTTAGGCAATAAAAGTTTACCACCACAGAAACCAGAATTGTCGCCAGGCGATGACTTAACAGATGATGACTTAGCAATTATTAGAGATATGCACAGTTTACTCATCCAAACATCGATTGTTGAGGGCCAGATGTCGTGTAGAAACTGTGGTCACGTGTACTACATCAAGAACGGTATACCAAACTtattactaccaccacATCTTGCATAAGGGAGAAACACAAGCATGCATGCTGATAGACACTTACACTGAGGATCCACTGGAATTCGTTTCGTTATAGTATTGCTATAAGTTTATTATTATGTTATATAGAGGCATTTGATTTACTATTCACCATCGTATGGGATGATGAGCTTACCAAGCCCTTTTCATACGGAAACTAAAAGGAGAATATGATCAACATGGGAAACCATGCTGTTGGTGACACATTTCAGTTGAAATTAAGGTTTGTAGGAGTGGTAAGAGGTTTAAAGGAGTTACAACTTCAAGTTCAGTTCAATTCAATTATTAGGAATACCTAGGGTTAGTTTCCAATCTTCGTTTCAGCGTTTTTCCTGAgctttttctctttcactTTATTCTATACCTCGAATTCTTACAAATCTTTTGACCACCAAGTATGGACGAAGACCTATACGTACGCCCTGGCCCAGTTATGgataaagaaagaactAAATCATTTGTTAAGCGTTTCCCCCGTTCATTGAGACGCAAGGATGGTGCCGGATCCGTTAGTAATGGTAGCACTTCGAGTATAGGGACTAATCAAAACACGGAAATTGGTGGTATATCCGATAATTCAAACCCTTCTGATAGAGCAAATACACCGATTAGTGataatggtggtaatgacGAATCCTCTCACACGTCGGATCCATCTCAGTCCTCTCAAGCTAAGCAACAACAAAACCAGACGGCTCCTAGTTccaaattgaccaaattgaaacacattttccaaaccAATAGTAATAACGGCAATGGTACCAGTGCAGCGGCATCCGGTGGATCCGAAACCAATAATTCTACTGCGTCTTTGACTCCACCGTCTTCTTCCACTGCACCTGCTAgtaattccaattcaccaagGCGCAGATCTCCATCTACGCCAGgaaattccaattcaaatGTAAACTCCAGCCACTCTCATGGCCCAGGGTTGAATGATAAGGTTAAGAGCAAGACTGACCCCAATAAACAGTCAACAACTGACCATAATCCAtttaatggtgatgattcttcatcttctcAACCTGGGAAGAATGACAAAGATGCACCAACTTTACCTGATACCCAATCCTCTCAAGAATTAGATAACAGTTTTAATTCACAATGGACGAAGTTTACAGAATATCCGGCTGTTCCGTCTTCTTCGTCAACTGCCGGCTCAGGAGTTTCCACTAGTAAAGACCATAGAAGTTTGAGTAATCAATCGCTAAATGAAATTAAGGAGAACGAAGAAGTGCACGAATTTTATACTAAAGATGGTATCAGGGCCTCATCACCTTCAAAGGCAGCTTCATCTCCACCAGAAAGTTTTCACAGTCCAACTAATTTGACGCCCCAAGATACTTTTCTACCTTTTCCAGCAATCGTTGTTGGAGTCGACAATGAAtatgaagatgaatctaGTTCACGTATTACAAGATCACCAGATCGTAGCACTCACAGAGCCCATCGTGgttcttcaccaccaattcCTTTACAACAAGATAAATTATCAAGTCAGCAAAAAGAGCAACGGGAGCAATCGGATAATATTTTACAGACTAAACCGATTTTGAGAAGAGCTTCTTCAGTACCGAATGTTCTGAAAAGTAAAAGACTTGTCAGTGAAAATGGAGATGGTAATAATGCTACGGTTCAAGCCAGCAtaggttcatcatcaccatctaAGGCCTCACCACAAGTTTCTAGCGATTatgaagaaccaaagagATCTTCTAGGTTGAGGACGAAATCATTTAGCAACAAATTTCATGATATTAAAGTGGGGCCAGGATCTTTTGAGAAAGTCAGAATTCTAGGTCAAGGTGATGTAGGTAAGGTTTTTCTGGTCAGAGAAAAAGTTTCTAATAAACTTTATGCcttgaagattttttctAAAGCTGAAAtgatcaaaagaaaaaaaatcaaacGTATACTGGCGGAACAGGAGATTTTGGCCTCAAGTAATCACCCTTTTATCGTGACTCTTTATCATTCTTTTCAGTCTGAGGATTATCTATACCTGTGCATGGAATACTGTATGGGAGGTGAGTTCTTTAGAGCGCTACAGACAAGACGTTCCAAATGCATATCAGAGGACGACGCTAGGTTTTATGCAAGTGAAGTCATTGCTGCCTTGGAATACTTACATCTGATGGGGTTCATTTatagagatttgaaacccgaaaatattcttttgcATAAATCGGGCCATATTATGCTTTCTGATTTTGACCTCTCCATTCAAGCTAAAGATGCAAAAGATCCTGTGGCTAAAGGTACCGCTC
It includes:
- a CDS encoding uncharacterized protein (similar to uniprot|P25654 Saccharomyces cerevisiae YCR090C Hypothetical ORF), with translation MLYLVVDANLSENIKRICPKDTESNPAEYTFDLVCTSCREKHDSTVVINRFERTPLPGSRGEASFVMKCKFCGKEVSIDLNPFEDSLYNDAVEDNKENIEKTQVQRKKHNLRNTQGKCFLLSLDCRGCEVTGFYPDNLTFLAELSSGKTMEFQLEDGELYDYDDDSGEEVTVTEFKSEVVKGK
- the PET494 gene encoding Pet494p (weakly similar to uniprot|P07390 Saccharomyces cerevisiae YNR045W PET494 Specific translational activator for the COX3 mRNA that acts together with Pet54p and Pet122p located in the mitochondrial inner membrane), which translates into the protein MHKNHFRTVWRRWYNTSIRSGFFPNARSHAGGLLLNSRHNSVAKTLWKYFNAPGNLMFVTCNLVTFAGFVTINSMTTSNRERLTEAKLLAAESSLEVEVRSEEQESPLTEYTTSNFWCPAKSPPLATYDSQMAKMSLFHMLYAFYLYRSVLIAEEDRKVRLPEDWKQEVGYLRDNNTTRTSCTHKEMDNFYNEWKQEFLQVFADLNKSQRFNLPTWKDYPKPLKIICEKLYHNDMENIHDFADFYDQTPSLGFKRLLRRWLLDYTHLVSATPSTANEKFYRQLLYDSQGDEVIFNNFASLLLNPTDNRRTCFLPKQDLYQIQSASIDTVLLVLQGYVHQREKMGKNHNGPIIRLLSMLKKDCVVGPGDQPKSKCVRIMLPTDDQRDLLEMIMTPQKRKKSLALVSHHSEAIKLLDSISRWNRPT
- the TRM112 gene encoding RNA methylation protein TRM112 (highly similar to uniprot|P53738 YNR046W Saccharomyces cerevisiae TRM112 Protein required for cell viability) — encoded protein: MKLLTSNFLKCSVKACDNSNENFPLRYDANCQLQQDESIDCNPEFLINILERVDWNALVQVASDLGNKSLPPQKPELSPGDDLTDDDLAIIRDMHSLLIQTSIVEGQMSCRNCGHVYYIKNGIPNLLLPPHLA
- a CDS encoding uncharacterized protein (weakly similar to uniprot|P53739 Saccharomyces cerevisiae YNR047W Putative protein kinase that when overexpressed interferes with pheromone-induced growth arrest localizes to the cytoplasm potential Cdc28p substrate and some similarities with YCR091W uniprot|P25341 Saccharomyces cerevisiae YCR091W KIN82 Putative serine/threonine protein kinase, most similar to cyclic nucleotide-dependent protein kinase subfamily and the protein kinase C subfamily) yields the protein MDEDLYVRPGPVMDKERTKSFVKRFPRSLRRKDGAGSVSNGSTSSIGTNQNTEIGGISDNSNPSDRANTPISDNGGNDESSHTSDPSQSSQAKQQQNQTAPSSKLTKLKHIFQTNSNNGNGTSAAASGGSETNNSTASLTPPSSSTAPASNSNSPRRRSPSTPGNSNSNVNSSHSHGPGLNDKVKSKTDPNKQSTTDHNPFNGDDSSSSQPGKNDKDAPTLPDTQSSQELDNSFNSQWTKFTEYPAVPSSSSTAGSGVSTSKDHRSLSNQSLNEIKENEEVHEFYTKDGIRASSPSKAASSPPESFHSPTNLTPQDTFLPFPAIVVGVDNEYEDESSSRITRSPDRSTHRAHRGSSPPIPLQQDKLSSQQKEQREQSDNILQTKPILRRASSVPNVLKSKRLVSENGDGNNATVQASIGSSSPSKASPQVSSDYEEPKRSSRLRTKSFSNKFHDIKVGPGSFEKVRILGQGDVGKVFLVREKVSNKLYALKIFSKAEMIKRKKIKRILAEQEILASSNHPFIVTLYHSFQSEDYLYLCMEYCMGGEFFRALQTRRSKCISEDDARFYASEVIAALEYLHLMGFIYRDLKPENILLHKSGHIMLSDFDLSIQAKDAKDPVAKGTAQSTIVDTKICSDGFRTNSFVGTEEYIAPEVIRGNGHTAAVDWWTLGILIYEMLFGCTPFKSSNTNETFCNILKNEVNFPNSNDIGRSCKDLIKKLLIKNELKRLGSKMGAADIKRHPFFKKVQWSFLRNQEPPLIPVLTDDGYDLTKLYANKNKGNGPSNGMSSFEKLERNMFEETVEYDDQVSDTDPFHDFNSMSLMKQDNNSLIYGDSNSYGKISYTPNSNRSRSNSHKGFFKR